One region of Streptomyces capillispiralis genomic DNA includes:
- a CDS encoding fumarate reductase/succinate dehydrogenase flavoprotein subunit has product MPVVDRQEWDVVVVGAGGAGLRAAIEARERGARTAVICKSLFGKAHTVMAEGGIAAAMGNVNAGDNWQVHFRDTLRGGKFLNQWRMAELHAQEAPQRVWELETWGALFDRTKDGRISQRNFGGHEYPRLAHVGDRTGLELIRTLQQRIVALQQEDFRETGDYESRLKVFQECTVTRVLKDGERVSGVFGYERESGRFFVLEAPAVVIATGGIGKSFKVTSNSWEYTGDGHALALLAGAPLLNMEFVQFHPTGMVWPPSVKGILVTESVRGDGGVLRNAEGKRFMFDYIPDVFKDKYAESEDEGDRWYDDPDHNRRPPELLPRDEVARAINAEVKAGRGSPHGGVFLDVSTRMPAEVIKRRLPSMYHQFKELADVDITAEAMEVGPTCHYVMGGIAVDSDSAAARGVPGLFAAGEVAGGMHGSNRLGGNSLSDLLVFGRRAGLHAAEYAGGAGAARPRVDDVQVDAAAAEALRPFSAEGEAPGDGPPENPYTLHQELQQTMNDLVGIIRREHEMERALEKLAELRARARRAGVEGHRQFNPGWHLALDLRNMLLVSECVARAALERTESRGGHTREDHAAMDRAWRNVNLLCTLAGPADGDPVRGRIALTRETTEPIRPDLLALFEKEELVKYLAEEELYE; this is encoded by the coding sequence ATGCCCGTGGTCGACCGGCAGGAATGGGACGTCGTCGTGGTCGGTGCGGGCGGCGCCGGACTGCGCGCCGCCATCGAGGCGCGCGAACGGGGCGCCCGTACGGCCGTGATCTGCAAGTCGCTCTTCGGCAAGGCGCACACGGTGATGGCCGAGGGCGGCATCGCGGCCGCGATGGGCAACGTCAACGCCGGGGACAACTGGCAGGTCCACTTCCGCGACACCCTGCGCGGCGGGAAGTTCCTCAACCAGTGGCGGATGGCCGAGCTGCACGCCCAGGAGGCGCCGCAGCGGGTGTGGGAGCTGGAGACCTGGGGCGCGCTGTTCGACCGGACGAAGGACGGCCGGATCTCGCAGCGCAACTTCGGCGGCCACGAGTACCCGCGCCTCGCGCACGTCGGCGACCGCACCGGCCTGGAGCTGATCCGCACGCTCCAGCAGAGGATCGTCGCCCTCCAGCAGGAGGACTTCCGCGAGACCGGCGACTACGAGTCCCGGCTGAAGGTCTTCCAGGAGTGCACGGTCACCCGCGTGCTGAAGGACGGGGAGAGGGTCTCGGGGGTCTTCGGCTACGAGCGGGAGTCCGGCCGCTTCTTCGTGCTGGAGGCGCCCGCCGTGGTGATCGCGACCGGCGGCATCGGCAAGTCGTTCAAGGTGACGTCGAACTCGTGGGAGTACACCGGCGACGGCCACGCGCTGGCGCTGCTCGCGGGCGCTCCCCTGCTGAACATGGAGTTCGTGCAGTTCCACCCGACGGGCATGGTCTGGCCGCCGTCGGTGAAGGGCATCCTCGTCACCGAGTCGGTGCGCGGCGACGGCGGGGTGCTGCGCAACGCCGAGGGCAAGCGGTTCATGTTCGACTACATCCCGGACGTCTTCAAGGACAAGTACGCCGAGTCCGAGGACGAGGGCGACCGCTGGTACGACGACCCGGACCACAACCGGCGCCCGCCCGAGCTGCTCCCGCGCGACGAGGTGGCCCGCGCGATCAACGCCGAGGTGAAGGCGGGCCGCGGCTCCCCGCACGGCGGGGTCTTCCTGGACGTGTCCACGCGGATGCCGGCCGAGGTGATCAAACGGCGGCTGCCGTCGATGTACCACCAGTTCAAGGAGCTGGCGGACGTCGACATCACGGCGGAGGCGATGGAGGTCGGGCCGACCTGCCACTACGTGATGGGCGGCATCGCCGTCGACTCCGACTCGGCCGCGGCGCGCGGGGTGCCGGGGCTGTTCGCGGCCGGTGAGGTGGCCGGCGGGATGCACGGCTCCAACCGGCTCGGCGGGAACTCGCTGTCCGACCTGCTGGTGTTCGGGCGCCGGGCCGGCCTGCACGCGGCGGAGTACGCGGGTGGGGCGGGGGCCGCGCGGCCCCGGGTGGACGACGTACAGGTCGACGCGGCCGCCGCGGAGGCCCTGCGCCCGTTCTCCGCGGAAGGGGAGGCACCGGGCGACGGCCCGCCGGAGAACCCGTACACCCTGCACCAGGAGCTCCAGCAGACGATGAACGACCTGGTCGGCATCATCCGGCGCGAGCACGAGATGGAGCGCGCCCTGGAGAAGCTGGCCGAGCTGCGGGCACGGGCCCGCCGGGCCGGGGTAGAGGGGCACCGGCAGTTCAACCCGGGCTGGCACCTCGCCCTGGACCTCAGGAACATGCTGCTGGTCAGCGAGTGCGTGGCCCGGGCGGCGCTGGAGCGCACCGAGTCGCGCGGCGGGCACACCCGCGAGGACCACGCGGCGATGGACCGCGCCTGGCGCAACGTCAACCTGCTGTGCACGCTGGCCGGCCCCGCGGACGGTGACCCGGTGCGCGGCCGGATCGCCCTGACCCGCGAGACCACCGAACCCATCCGCCCGGACCTGCTCGCCCTCTTCGAGAAGGAGGAGCTGGTCAAGTACCTCGCCGAAGAGGAGCTGTACGAGTGA
- a CDS encoding succinate dehydrogenase/fumarate reductase iron-sulfur subunit, producing the protein MSSYEARFKVWRGDVGGGGLEDFAVEVNDGEVVLDIIHRLQATQAPDLAVRWNCKAGKCGSCSAEINGRPRLLCMTRMSVFGRDETITVTPLRAFPVIRDLVTDVGFNYAKARQVPAFVPPEGVAPGEYRMMQEDVDRSQEFRKCIECFLCQDTCHVVRDHEENKQAFAGPRFLMRVAELDMHPLDAAEESGLDRGRAAQDEHGLGYCNITKCCTEVCPEGIRITDNALIPLKERAVDRKYDPLVWLGDRIRRRT; encoded by the coding sequence GTGAGCAGCTACGAGGCCCGCTTCAAGGTGTGGCGCGGGGACGTCGGGGGCGGCGGCCTGGAGGACTTCGCGGTCGAGGTGAACGACGGCGAGGTGGTCCTCGACATCATCCACCGCCTCCAGGCCACCCAGGCCCCCGACCTCGCCGTGCGCTGGAACTGCAAGGCCGGCAAGTGCGGTTCGTGCTCGGCGGAGATCAACGGGCGCCCCCGGCTGCTGTGCATGACCCGGATGTCGGTGTTCGGGCGGGACGAGACGATCACCGTGACCCCGCTGCGGGCCTTCCCGGTGATCCGCGACCTGGTGACGGACGTCGGCTTCAACTACGCCAAGGCCCGCCAGGTCCCGGCCTTCGTGCCGCCCGAGGGGGTCGCACCGGGCGAGTACCGGATGATGCAGGAGGACGTGGACCGCTCGCAGGAGTTCCGCAAGTGCATCGAGTGCTTCCTGTGCCAGGACACCTGCCACGTGGTGCGCGACCACGAGGAGAACAAGCAGGCGTTCGCGGGACCGCGCTTCCTGATGCGGGTCGCGGAACTCGACATGCACCCGCTGGACGCGGCCGAGGAGAGCGGCCTGGACCGCGGGCGCGCCGCCCAGGACGAACACGGCCTCGGCTACTGCAACATCACCAAGTGCTGCACGGAGGTCTGCCCCGAGGGGATCAGGATCACGGACAACGCGCTGATCCCGTTGAAGGAGCGGGCCGTCGACCGCAAGTACGACCCGCTGGTGTGGCTGGGCGACAGGATCCGGCGGCGTACCTGA
- a CDS encoding glycoside hydrolase family 18 protein yields the protein MEHTRAREPEDTEAENGPREAAERDGLDGPPGPDGSPSAPEPERRRPWARRLRRIALALVLVLLVPVLTAETALWINFTGDPADGTRTRDRDALWLGHAWVDGRKKDADVTALARRLDGTGIRDLYVHSGPLEHDGTLPKSAYPRARWFIDAVHRELPGVRVQAWLGDILAPEHPEALHLERAGSRAAILRSTREILDTGYDGVHFDLEPLHSGDGNYLKLLDALHEETASRDVPLSVAAHQIDPLPAFHSFWGTLTGHPKWWSQEYFGQVARRVDQIAVMSYDTIQPLEGTYGGYVAQQTALALEVTPPSTDLLMGLPFFKENRFGHWAHAETVPAAVRGVRLGLSRTDADRARFGVALYVDFAATEADWKAYREGWLDAP from the coding sequence ATGGAGCACACACGGGCGCGGGAACCGGAGGACACCGAGGCCGAGAACGGCCCCCGGGAAGCCGCGGAACGGGACGGCCTGGACGGCCCGCCCGGCCCCGACGGCAGCCCGTCCGCGCCGGAACCGGAACGCCGCCGCCCCTGGGCGCGCCGGCTCCGGCGCATCGCCCTCGCGCTGGTCCTCGTCCTCCTCGTGCCCGTCCTCACCGCCGAGACGGCCCTGTGGATCAACTTCACCGGCGACCCGGCGGACGGCACCCGCACCCGCGACCGGGACGCCCTCTGGCTCGGGCACGCCTGGGTCGACGGGCGGAAGAAGGACGCTGACGTCACCGCCCTCGCCCGCCGCCTCGACGGCACCGGCATCCGCGACCTGTACGTCCACTCCGGCCCGCTGGAGCACGACGGCACCCTGCCGAAGTCGGCCTACCCCCGCGCGCGCTGGTTCATCGACGCCGTCCACCGGGAGCTGCCCGGGGTCCGCGTGCAGGCCTGGCTCGGCGACATCCTCGCCCCCGAGCACCCCGAGGCCCTGCACCTGGAGCGCGCCGGGTCCCGCGCCGCGATCCTCCGCTCCACCCGCGAGATCCTGGACACCGGTTACGACGGTGTCCACTTCGACCTGGAGCCCCTGCACTCAGGCGACGGCAACTACCTGAAGCTCCTGGACGCCCTGCACGAGGAGACGGCCTCGCGCGACGTCCCGCTCTCCGTCGCCGCCCACCAGATCGACCCGCTCCCCGCCTTCCACTCCTTCTGGGGCACGCTCACCGGCCACCCCAAGTGGTGGTCCCAGGAGTACTTCGGGCAGGTGGCCCGCCGCGTCGACCAGATCGCCGTGATGTCGTACGACACCATCCAGCCCCTGGAGGGCACCTACGGCGGGTACGTCGCCCAGCAGACCGCCCTAGCCCTGGAGGTCACCCCGCCCTCCACCGACCTGCTGATGGGCCTTCCCTTCTTCAAGGAGAACCGGTTCGGCCACTGGGCCCACGCCGAGACCGTGCCCGCCGCCGTCCGGGGTGTCCGCCTCGGCCTGTCCCGCACCGACGCCGACCGCGCCCGCTTCGGCGTCGCCCTGTACGTCGACTTCGCGGCGACGGAGGCGGACTGGAAGGCCTACCGGGAGGGCTGGCTCGACGCGCCGTGA
- a CDS encoding SpoIIE family protein phosphatase, giving the protein MSEIPAKATESEDPSGGAKGGAADGPVLGDAPSADAMWQTSPPGSMYDYIKVASFSIGPDGLVDQWSLRAEQIFGVPADRAVGMDPIEAFLEPVRRERGQRKMAEILDGREWTGVVPFRLPVDSAVADERDREGLAEVYVMPTRTEEGEKAAVCIVVDVRTLRRIETDLAASQAIFGQSPFGFLLIDPDLRVRRANQRFASIFGGTPDDHRGKGVHDYLPRGEAERVAATLRRVLETGDSITDMHVTGFVPDSDERRHWSVNLYRVHSGSGRPIGIAWLGTDITARRAAAREAAAARRNLALLNEAGARIGNSLDLETTARELLDVVVPGFCDLATVDLYQGLLAGDETPPGLADGSAEVRRVAFASAVSEAPFTGTGEHVKLGAVHHYPFNSPCADALRTARPQAVPGEEGGLVQSTLAVPMVAHDTVVGLAQFARTKGSEPFGDRDRDLAVELAARAAVCIDNARLYRREHERALILQRSLLPPGDPEASGLDIACRYLPGNAATGRPSEVGGDWFDVIELPGHRTALVVGDVMGRGLRAAVAMGELRTAVRTLAQLDLEPAEVLAQLDEIARGLGAPGGPSQAFGSAGGVQQATRAARRPREADLSEVYLATCVYAVYDSVTRRCTFANAGHLPPVLVEPGEPALMLDVPPGMPLGVGGEPFEEVEVELPEGALLALYTDGLVESRDHPLDEGLQAFVGALTDPVRPSPGHPPATAPGAGAHPNLEDVCDHVLNTLDTHHGEDDIALLMARVQGLPAESVGDWTLPREPRSVGRAREYARAQLTGWDMEPLVDTTELLVSELVTNALRYGEGEIRLRLLLDRTLVCEVWDSGLVQPRRRRARDTDEGGRGLQLVGLLSAAWGSRRTPRGKTVWFELPLPGPDTSLTDPAEALLSLF; this is encoded by the coding sequence GAGGCGTTCCTCGAACCCGTCCGCCGGGAGCGCGGCCAGCGCAAGATGGCCGAGATCCTCGACGGCCGGGAGTGGACCGGAGTGGTGCCCTTCCGGCTGCCCGTGGACTCGGCGGTGGCGGACGAGCGCGACCGGGAGGGCCTGGCCGAGGTCTACGTCATGCCGACGCGCACCGAGGAGGGCGAGAAGGCCGCCGTCTGCATCGTCGTCGACGTCCGCACCCTGCGCCGCATCGAGACCGACCTCGCCGCCTCGCAGGCCATATTCGGCCAATCTCCCTTCGGCTTCCTGCTGATCGACCCCGACCTGCGGGTGCGCCGCGCCAACCAGCGGTTCGCGTCCATCTTCGGCGGCACCCCCGACGACCACCGCGGCAAGGGCGTGCACGACTACCTGCCGCGCGGCGAGGCCGAGCGGGTCGCCGCCACCCTGCGCCGGGTGCTGGAGACCGGCGACTCCATCACGGACATGCACGTCACCGGCTTCGTGCCGGACTCCGACGAGCGCCGCCACTGGTCGGTCAACCTCTACCGCGTGCACAGCGGCAGCGGACGCCCCATCGGCATCGCCTGGCTCGGCACCGACATCACCGCCCGCCGCGCCGCCGCCCGCGAGGCCGCCGCCGCCCGGCGCAATCTCGCCCTGCTCAACGAGGCGGGCGCCCGGATAGGGAACTCCCTCGACCTGGAGACCACCGCCCGCGAACTCCTCGACGTCGTCGTCCCCGGCTTCTGCGACCTGGCCACCGTCGACCTGTACCAGGGGCTGCTGGCCGGCGACGAGACCCCGCCCGGCCTCGCCGACGGCAGCGCGGAGGTGCGCCGCGTCGCCTTCGCCAGCGCCGTCTCCGAGGCGCCGTTCACCGGCACCGGGGAGCACGTGAAGCTCGGCGCCGTCCACCACTACCCGTTCAACTCGCCCTGCGCGGACGCCCTGCGCACCGCCCGCCCGCAGGCCGTGCCCGGCGAGGAGGGCGGCCTGGTGCAGTCCACGCTCGCCGTGCCGATGGTCGCCCACGACACGGTGGTGGGCCTCGCGCAGTTCGCCCGCACCAAGGGCAGCGAGCCGTTCGGCGACCGCGACCGCGACCTCGCGGTGGAACTGGCCGCGCGCGCCGCCGTCTGCATCGACAACGCCCGCCTCTACCGGCGCGAGCACGAACGCGCGCTGATACTGCAACGGTCGCTGCTCCCGCCCGGCGACCCGGAGGCCTCCGGCCTCGACATCGCCTGCCGCTACCTCCCCGGCAACGCGGCCACCGGCCGGCCCAGCGAGGTCGGCGGCGACTGGTTCGACGTCATCGAACTGCCCGGACACCGCACGGCGCTGGTCGTCGGCGACGTCATGGGGCGCGGTCTGCGCGCCGCGGTGGCGATGGGCGAACTGCGCACCGCCGTGCGCACCCTGGCCCAGCTCGACCTCGAACCGGCCGAGGTGCTCGCCCAGTTGGACGAGATCGCCCGGGGACTGGGCGCACCCGGCGGGCCCTCCCAGGCCTTCGGCTCCGCGGGAGGCGTCCAGCAGGCGACCCGCGCCGCCCGCCGCCCCCGCGAGGCCGACCTCTCCGAGGTCTACCTGGCGACCTGCGTCTACGCCGTCTACGACTCGGTGACCAGGCGCTGCACCTTCGCCAACGCGGGCCACCTGCCGCCGGTCCTGGTGGAACCGGGCGAGCCCGCGCTGATGCTGGACGTGCCGCCCGGCATGCCGCTCGGGGTCGGCGGGGAGCCCTTCGAGGAGGTGGAGGTCGAACTGCCCGAGGGTGCCCTGCTCGCCCTCTACACGGACGGCCTCGTCGAAAGCCGCGACCACCCCCTCGACGAGGGCCTCCAGGCCTTCGTGGGCGCCCTGACGGACCCCGTCCGCCCGTCACCCGGCCACCCCCCGGCGACCGCGCCGGGCGCCGGAGCCCACCCGAACCTGGAGGACGTCTGCGATCACGTCCTCAACACCCTCGACACCCACCACGGCGAGGACGACATCGCCCTGCTGATGGCACGTGTCCAGGGACTGCCCGCCGAGTCCGTCGGCGACTGGACCCTGCCCCGCGAGCCGCGCAGCGTGGGCCGGGCCCGCGAGTACGCCCGCGCGCAACTGACCGGCTGGGACATGGAGCCCCTGGTCGACACCACCGAGCTGCTGGTCAGCGAGCTGGTCACCAACGCCCTGCGCTACGGCGAGGGCGAGATCAGGCTCCGTCTCCTCCTCGACCGCACCCTGGTCTGCGAGGTCTGGGACTCGGGACTGGTCCAGCCCCGCCGGCGCCGTGCCCGCGACACCGACGAGGGCGGCCGGGGCCTCCAGCTCGTCGGCCTGCTCAGCGCGGCCTGGGGCTCCCGCCGTACGCCCCGGGGCAAGACGGTCTGGTTCGAACTGCCGCTGCCCGGTCCCGACACCAGCCTCACCGACCCGGCGGAGGCCCTGCTCAGCCTGTTCTGA